A portion of the Natronococcus sp. AD-5 genome contains these proteins:
- the cofG gene encoding 7,8-didemethyl-8-hydroxy-5-deazariboflavin synthase subunit CofG encodes MLPGASEYGVELTIDDAAVERLLAAEPDDVEAPPELSFARNVFVPLTTACRYTCTYCTYFDPPGEASLLSLEEVRDICERGADAGCTEALFTFGDDPDDRYTAIHEQLEEWGYDSIHAYLRAACEVALDAGLLPHANPGDQTREQMETVADVNASMGVMLETTAEVGAHAGPRRKEPGQRLRTIRNAGELDVAFTTGILVGIGETWRDRAESLLAIRELHERYDHVQEVIVQPVVNNERWSGGTPDLETVRRVTAMARVALPDEISVQVPPNLAPARDLVDCGVDDLGGVSPVTDDHINPDYKWPALRELEEIAAAAEVPLTERLPVYERFLPPDLRTDEFDGVPAEGTGPNGTGREWISPRIRDALGADDSSGERYRRVLRRGTSG; translated from the coding sequence ATGCTCCCCGGTGCGAGCGAGTACGGCGTCGAGCTCACGATCGATGACGCGGCCGTCGAGCGCCTGCTCGCGGCGGAGCCCGACGACGTCGAGGCGCCGCCGGAACTGAGTTTCGCGCGGAACGTCTTCGTTCCGCTGACGACGGCCTGTCGCTACACCTGTACCTACTGTACGTACTTCGATCCGCCGGGGGAGGCCTCGCTGCTCTCGCTCGAGGAGGTTCGCGACATCTGCGAGCGCGGCGCCGACGCCGGCTGTACGGAGGCGCTGTTCACCTTCGGCGACGACCCCGACGACCGCTACACCGCGATTCACGAGCAACTCGAGGAGTGGGGGTACGACTCGATTCATGCCTACCTGCGGGCGGCCTGCGAGGTCGCGCTCGACGCCGGGTTGCTCCCCCACGCGAATCCGGGCGACCAGACGCGCGAGCAGATGGAGACGGTCGCCGACGTCAACGCCAGCATGGGCGTGATGCTCGAGACGACGGCCGAGGTCGGCGCCCACGCCGGCCCTCGGCGGAAGGAGCCGGGCCAGCGCCTGCGAACGATTCGGAACGCGGGGGAGCTCGACGTCGCGTTCACCACCGGAATCCTCGTCGGGATCGGCGAGACGTGGCGCGACCGGGCCGAGAGCCTCCTCGCGATCCGCGAGCTGCACGAGCGCTACGACCACGTCCAGGAGGTGATCGTCCAACCGGTCGTGAACAACGAGCGCTGGTCGGGCGGGACGCCGGACCTCGAGACCGTGCGTCGCGTGACGGCGATGGCCCGCGTCGCCTTGCCCGACGAGATTTCCGTGCAGGTGCCGCCGAACCTCGCGCCCGCGCGCGACCTGGTCGATTGCGGCGTCGACGATCTGGGCGGCGTCTCGCCGGTCACCGACGATCACATCAACCCCGACTACAAGTGGCCCGCGCTTCGGGAACTCGAGGAGATCGCCGCCGCAGCCGAGGTCCCGTTGACCGAGCGACTGCCGGTCTACGAGCGGTTCCTCCCACCCGATCTCCGGACGGACGAATTCGACGGCGTCCCGGCCGAGGGAACCGGGCCGAACGGGACCGGCCGGGAGTGGATCTCGCCGCGGATCCGGGACGCGCTCGGGGCCGATGACTCGTCCGGGGAGCGCTATCGGCGCGTCCTTCGACGGGGAACGTCAGGGTAG